One Pseudomonas sp. FP1742 genomic window carries:
- a CDS encoding PolC-type DNA polymerase III yields the protein MSLFSWLRPASPVLPGELQQRLERLPVVAELSDCSLREQRWVVLDLETTGLNLNKDRLLSIGAVVIEDGAIDFSQQFERTLQCSELKLGPSVLIHGLGPSAIAAGSDPAQALLEFMEFVGDSPVLAFHAPFDQHMLGRALKEHLGYKLQHPFLDVADIAPLLCPQAHFREAGLDEWIDWFKLEVFERHNASADALATAELMLILFSRARQQQIHSPLNLQQRLSQWKRRRQAPSF from the coding sequence ATGAGCCTGTTTTCATGGCTGCGCCCGGCCAGTCCCGTTTTGCCCGGCGAACTGCAACAACGTCTGGAACGCTTGCCGGTCGTGGCAGAGCTGAGTGACTGCAGCCTGCGGGAGCAACGCTGGGTGGTGCTCGACCTGGAAACCACCGGACTGAACCTGAATAAGGATCGGCTGCTGTCCATCGGTGCCGTGGTGATCGAGGACGGAGCGATCGACTTCAGCCAGCAGTTCGAGCGCACGCTGCAATGCAGCGAACTCAAACTCGGCCCCAGCGTGTTGATTCACGGTCTGGGCCCGAGCGCCATTGCCGCCGGTAGCGACCCGGCGCAGGCCTTGCTCGAGTTCATGGAGTTTGTCGGCGACAGTCCGGTGCTGGCCTTTCATGCGCCGTTCGACCAGCACATGCTCGGGCGCGCGCTGAAAGAACATCTGGGTTACAAGTTGCAGCATCCCTTTCTGGATGTGGCAGACATCGCCCCGCTGCTTTGCCCCCAGGCGCATTTTCGCGAGGCTGGGCTGGACGAGTGGATCGACTGGTTCAAACTGGAGGTCTTCGAACGGCATAACGCCAGCGCCGATGCCTTGGCGACGGCGGAACTGATGCTGATTCTGTTCAGCCGGGCGCGACAGCAACAGATCCACAGCCCGTTGAACCTGCAGCAGCGGCTGAGTCAGTGGAAGCGGCGGCGGCAAGCGCCTTCATTTTAG
- a CDS encoding acyltransferase — MRRLLTGCLVTLLLLLNTLVLFGPLMVFALLKLLLPGRFRDYASWAVMWIAETWAEIDKLIFRLCIPTQWDIRGGDELRGDTSYLVIGNHQSWVDIPALIQALNRRTPFFKFFLKKELIWVPFLGLAWWALDYPFMKRYTKAFLAKNPELAGKDLEITKQACELYKRQPVTVVNYLEGTRYTAAKSAQQQSPFTHLLKPKAGGVAFVLAAMGEQLDAILDVTVVYPQQKIPGFWDLLSGNVPKVIIDIHTRELDPALWQGDYENDPVFRETIQNWVNQLWIDKDRRIKELRAEG; from the coding sequence ATGCGCCGCCTGCTCACCGGCTGTCTCGTTACCCTGCTGCTGTTGCTCAACACCCTGGTCCTGTTCGGACCTTTGATGGTGTTCGCACTGCTCAAATTGCTTCTGCCCGGGCGCTTTCGCGATTACGCCTCGTGGGCGGTGATGTGGATTGCCGAAACCTGGGCCGAGATCGACAAGCTGATCTTCCGTCTATGCATTCCCACTCAATGGGACATTCGCGGCGGCGATGAGCTGCGCGGCGACACCTCGTATCTGGTGATCGGTAACCATCAATCCTGGGTCGATATCCCGGCGCTGATCCAGGCACTTAACCGGCGCACGCCGTTCTTCAAATTCTTCCTCAAGAAAGAACTGATCTGGGTGCCGTTCCTGGGCCTGGCCTGGTGGGCGTTGGACTATCCGTTCATGAAGCGCTACACCAAGGCGTTTCTGGCGAAGAACCCGGAGCTGGCCGGCAAGGACCTGGAGATCACCAAACAAGCCTGCGAGTTGTACAAGCGTCAGCCGGTGACGGTGGTCAACTACCTGGAAGGCACACGCTATACAGCAGCGAAAAGCGCCCAGCAGCAGTCACCGTTCACCCATCTACTCAAGCCCAAGGCGGGCGGCGTGGCTTTCGTGCTGGCGGCGATGGGCGAACAGCTGGACGCCATTCTCGATGTGACCGTGGTGTATCCACAACAGAAGATTCCGGGGTTCTGGGATTTGCTCAGTGGCAACGTGCCCAAGGTGATCATCGACATCCACACCCGCGAACTGGACCCGGCACTGTGGCAAGGCGATTACGAAAACGATCCGGTGTTTCGCGAAACGATCCAGAACTGGGTCAACCAGCTCTGGATCGACAAGGACCGGCGCATCAAGGAGCTACGCGCCGAGGGCTGA
- a CDS encoding cold-shock protein — protein sequence MADREFGTVKWFNDEKGFGFITPKEGGEDLFVHFKAIETDGFKSLKEGQTVSYVKESGQKGPQAAQVRPE from the coding sequence ATGGCAGATAGAGAATTCGGTACCGTTAAATGGTTTAACGATGAAAAGGGCTTCGGATTCATCACACCAAAAGAAGGAGGGGAGGACCTTTTCGTGCACTTCAAAGCGATTGAGACTGACGGCTTCAAGTCGCTAAAAGAAGGCCAAACAGTATCCTACGTAAAAGAGTCTGGGCAAAAGGGCCCCCAAGCTGCACAGGTGCGCCCAGAATGA
- the creC gene encoding two-component system sensor histidine kinase CreC: MSLGIRIFLVYVLFIGLTGYFVLNTVMEEIRPGVRQSTEETLVDTANLMAEILRDDFKAGTLSQNRWPELLKAYGERQPKAKIWGLSKNQVNHRIYVTDAKGIVVLDSSGIAVGQDYSRWNDVYLTLRGEYGARSTRSNPDDSNSSVMHVGAPIRDNGQIIGVVTVAKPNSSLQPYVDRTERRLLAYGAGLIGLGLLFGALLSWWLSAALRRLTAYAQAVSEGRRVEVPHYRGGELEQLATAVEHMRTQLEGKAYVERYVHTLTHELKSPLAAIRGAAELLQGEMPPAQQQRFVSNIGSESARMQQLIERLLNLAQVEQRQGLEERVAVPLADLVEELLSAQAARIESKQLRVERQIAADLNLLGEPFLLRQALGNLLENALDFTPAHGVLRFCAERVGEQIEFRLFNQAEAIPDYALPRLSERFYSLPRPDSGRKSTGLGLNFVEEVVKLHGGVMSIGNVDGGVEVMLRLP; this comes from the coding sequence ATGTCACTGGGGATCCGGATTTTTCTGGTCTACGTGCTGTTCATCGGCCTGACCGGTTACTTTGTGCTCAACACCGTGATGGAAGAAATCCGCCCCGGTGTGCGCCAGTCCACCGAAGAAACCCTGGTGGACACCGCCAACCTGATGGCCGAGATCCTGCGCGACGACTTCAAGGCCGGCACCCTCAGCCAGAACCGCTGGCCCGAGTTGCTCAAGGCTTATGGCGAGCGGCAACCGAAGGCGAAAATCTGGGGCCTGTCGAAGAATCAGGTCAACCACCGCATTTACGTCACCGATGCCAAGGGCATTGTGGTGCTGGATTCCAGCGGCATCGCGGTGGGCCAGGACTACTCACGCTGGAACGACGTCTACCTGACCCTGCGTGGCGAGTACGGCGCGCGCTCGACGCGCAGCAATCCGGATGATTCGAACTCATCGGTAATGCACGTCGGGGCGCCGATTCGTGACAACGGTCAGATCATCGGCGTGGTGACGGTGGCCAAGCCCAACAGCTCGTTGCAGCCTTACGTCGATCGCACCGAGCGGCGATTGCTGGCTTATGGCGCCGGATTGATTGGCCTCGGTTTGCTGTTCGGTGCGCTGTTGTCGTGGTGGCTGAGCGCGGCGCTGCGAAGGTTGACGGCTTATGCCCAGGCCGTCAGTGAAGGCCGCCGGGTCGAGGTGCCGCATTACCGTGGCGGCGAACTGGAACAACTGGCCACGGCGGTGGAGCACATGCGTACCCAACTCGAGGGCAAAGCCTATGTCGAGCGTTATGTACACACCCTGACCCATGAATTGAAAAGCCCGCTGGCGGCGATTCGCGGCGCGGCGGAGCTGCTGCAAGGCGAGATGCCGCCGGCCCAGCAGCAGCGTTTCGTCAGCAACATCGGCAGCGAAAGCGCGCGCATGCAGCAGTTGATCGAACGACTGCTGAACCTGGCGCAGGTCGAACAACGCCAAGGATTGGAGGAGCGGGTGGCGGTGCCGCTGGCGGACTTGGTGGAAGAACTGTTGAGCGCCCAGGCTGCACGAATCGAAAGCAAGCAGTTGCGTGTGGAACGGCAAATTGCAGCGGATCTGAATCTGCTTGGCGAGCCGTTTCTATTGCGCCAGGCGCTGGGCAATCTGCTGGAGAATGCCCTGGACTTCACCCCAGCGCATGGCGTGCTGCGATTTTGTGCCGAACGAGTCGGTGAGCAGATTGAGTTCAGGCTGTTCAACCAGGCCGAGGCGATTCCCGACTATGCGCTGCCGCGTTTGAGCGAGCGTTTCTACTCGCTGCCGCGTCCGGACAGTGGGCGCAAAAGTACGGGGCTAGGCCTTAACTTCGTTGAGGAAGTGGTCAAGCTGCATGGCGGTGTGATGAGCATTGGTAATGTCGACGGCGGTGTAGAGGTCATGTTGCGCTTGCCTTAG
- a CDS encoding ATP-dependent zinc protease, whose translation MKSLLALLALVTLPVLAAEPTLYGRYEYIALPEIGGEVLKAKMDTGALTASLSAKDIETFTRDGDEWVRFRLATKGASNKVYEHKVARISKIKTRSEEDDDDKEVTAPTKRPVVDLELCLGNVKRTVEVNLTDRSSFNYPLLIGAKALREFGAAVNPARRFTADKPDC comes from the coding sequence GTGAAATCTCTCCTTGCACTGCTTGCCCTTGTAACCCTGCCGGTTCTGGCCGCTGAGCCGACCCTGTACGGTCGTTATGAATACATCGCGCTGCCGGAAATCGGCGGCGAAGTCCTCAAGGCGAAAATGGACACCGGCGCCCTGACCGCGTCGCTGTCGGCCAAAGATATCGAAACCTTCACCCGTGACGGCGACGAGTGGGTACGTTTCCGTCTCGCCACCAAAGGCGCGAGCAACAAGGTCTACGAACACAAGGTCGCGCGGATCAGCAAGATCAAGACCCGTTCCGAAGAAGACGACGATGACAAGGAAGTGACCGCGCCCACCAAACGCCCAGTGGTCGATCTGGAACTGTGCCTGGGCAACGTCAAGCGCACCGTCGAGGTCAACCTCACCGACCGCAGCAGCTTTAACTACCCGTTGCTGATCGGCGCCAAAGCCCTGCGTGAGTTCGGCGCGGCAGTGAACCCGGCGCGTCGCTTTACAGCCGACAAACCCGACTGCTGA
- a CDS encoding glutathione S-transferase yields the protein MSAPSMTLFHNPASPFVRKVMVLLHETGQTNRVALQACQLTPVSPDPALNKDNPLGKIPALRLADGNVLYDSRVILDYLDHQHVGNPLIPREGSARWRRLTLASLADGIMDAAVMIRYEVALRPPEKHWDAWLDSQRDKIRRALALLEADAIAELTSHFDVAAISVACALGYLDLRHPDLEWRKENPKLAAWYFEVSQRPSMIATMPKA from the coding sequence ATGTCCGCCCCCAGCATGACCTTGTTCCACAACCCCGCCTCGCCCTTTGTTCGCAAAGTCATGGTGCTGCTGCACGAGACCGGCCAAACGAACCGCGTGGCGCTGCAAGCCTGCCAGCTCACGCCGGTCAGCCCGGATCCGGCTCTCAACAAAGACAACCCGCTGGGCAAGATTCCGGCGCTGCGCCTGGCGGACGGCAATGTGTTGTACGACAGCCGGGTGATCCTCGATTACCTCGATCACCAGCACGTCGGCAATCCGCTGATTCCTCGTGAAGGCTCGGCGCGCTGGCGGCGCTTGACCCTGGCTTCTCTGGCGGACGGGATCATGGATGCCGCCGTGATGATTCGCTATGAAGTGGCCCTGCGCCCGCCGGAAAAACACTGGGACGCCTGGCTCGACAGTCAGCGCGACAAGATTCGTCGCGCCCTGGCGCTGCTGGAGGCCGACGCGATTGCCGAGCTGACCAGCCATTTCGATGTGGCGGCAATCAGTGTGGCCTGTGCCTTGGGTTATCTGGATTTGCGCCATCCGGATCTGGAATGGCGCAAAGAGAATCCAAAGTTGGCAGCGTGGTATTTCGAAGTGAGTCAGCGGCCTTCGATGATTGCGACGATGCCCAAGGCTTAG
- a CDS encoding DUF2780 domain-containing protein: MNVSRGFALASIMAVASLTTLAASPAFAQLSLSDAVKAVSSMQDDEDVEGVETDDVDGIVAAAPKAAGLLNTLGSQLDITPEQAIGGAGAMLGLAKNQLSGQDFSELSKNVPGLAQIAGNSAMGGLTGLGSLLGAGSDKNALLDGLLGNVKDTKDLNNAFSALGMDTGMVGMFAPVILQYLGQQGVAGSLLQNLGGIWGTGAGS, encoded by the coding sequence ATGAACGTTTCACGCGGTTTTGCACTGGCATCGATCATGGCTGTCGCTTCGTTGACGACGCTGGCCGCCAGCCCGGCCTTTGCACAGTTAAGCCTCAGCGATGCGGTCAAGGCGGTGTCATCGATGCAGGACGACGAAGATGTCGAGGGTGTCGAGACCGATGATGTCGATGGCATCGTGGCGGCGGCGCCCAAGGCCGCCGGTTTGCTCAATACCCTGGGCTCGCAGCTCGACATCACCCCGGAGCAGGCCATCGGCGGTGCCGGTGCGATGCTGGGGCTGGCGAAGAACCAGCTCAGCGGCCAGGACTTCTCCGAGCTGAGCAAAAATGTGCCGGGCCTCGCTCAGATCGCCGGCAACAGCGCCATGGGTGGCCTGACCGGATTGGGTAGTCTGCTTGGCGCCGGTTCGGACAAGAATGCGTTGCTCGATGGCTTGCTGGGTAACGTCAAGGACACCAAGGACCTGAACAACGCCTTCAGCGCCCTGGGCATGGACACCGGGATGGTCGGAATGTTTGCTCCGGTGATCCTGCAATACCTCGGTCAGCAAGGCGTTGCCGGTTCGCTGCTGCAAAACCTCGGCGGGATCTGGGGCACCGGCGCCGGTAGCTGA
- the creD gene encoding cell envelope integrity protein CreD, whose protein sequence is MNRSLTLKLGAIALLILLLLIPLLMINGVIQDRQQLRDGVLEDIARSSSYSQQLSGPLMVVPYRKTVRTWKTNEKTNERYQDVGEERGRLYFLPERFELDGQVQTELRARGIYEARLFHADNRISGHFLVPAQLGIKEDFADYRFDQPFLAVGISDIRGIENALKLELNGQKLDFVPGSQVGWLGEGVHVTLPVLDTQQATELAFGFDLRLQGTGQLQVLPVGKTSKVSLAANWPHPSFIGNYLPAQREITDQGFTANWQTSFFSTNLQEALNSCVSGGHCEAFNGRSFGVSFIDPVDQYLKSDRAIKYALLFIVLTFAGFFLFEVLKSLAVHPVQYALVGVALAFFYLLLLSLSEHIGFALAYLLSASGCVALIGFYVCHVLRSVRHGLSFSAGLAALYGLLYGLLSAEDYALLMGSLLLFGLLGVFMVLTRKLDWYGIGQKTAKPLAFDIGAVE, encoded by the coding sequence ATGAACCGAAGCCTTACCCTAAAACTCGGGGCGATTGCCCTGCTGATTCTGTTGCTGCTGATCCCGCTGCTGATGATCAACGGCGTGATCCAGGACCGCCAGCAACTGCGCGACGGTGTGCTCGAAGACATCGCCCGCAGCTCCAGCTATAGCCAGCAACTGAGTGGCCCGCTGATGGTGGTGCCTTATCGCAAAACGGTGCGCACCTGGAAAACCAACGAAAAAACCAATGAGCGTTATCAGGACGTCGGCGAGGAGCGCGGGCGTTTGTATTTCCTGCCGGAGCGCTTTGAACTCGACGGCCAGGTCCAGACCGAACTGCGCGCCCGGGGTATCTACGAGGCGCGGCTGTTCCATGCCGATAACCGCATCAGCGGGCATTTCTTGGTCCCGGCGCAACTGGGCATCAAGGAAGACTTTGCTGATTACCGCTTCGATCAGCCGTTCCTGGCTGTCGGCATCAGCGACATTCGCGGCATCGAGAATGCCCTGAAACTCGAACTCAATGGGCAGAAGCTGGATTTTGTACCGGGCAGCCAAGTGGGCTGGTTGGGCGAAGGTGTGCACGTGACGCTACCAGTACTGGACACCCAACAGGCCACGGAGCTGGCCTTCGGTTTCGACTTGCGTCTGCAAGGCACCGGCCAGTTGCAGGTTCTCCCGGTGGGCAAGACCAGCAAGGTTTCACTGGCCGCCAATTGGCCTCACCCCAGCTTCATCGGCAATTACCTGCCGGCCCAGCGTGAAATCACCGATCAGGGCTTCACGGCCAATTGGCAGACCTCGTTTTTCTCCACCAACCTGCAAGAGGCGTTGAACAGTTGCGTGTCGGGTGGTCATTGCGAGGCGTTCAACGGTCGCAGCTTCGGCGTGAGTTTCATCGACCCGGTGGACCAATACCTGAAAAGCGACCGGGCGATCAAATATGCGCTGTTGTTTATCGTCCTGACCTTCGCCGGTTTCTTCCTCTTCGAAGTGCTGAAAAGCCTGGCGGTACACCCGGTGCAGTACGCCTTGGTGGGTGTCGCGCTGGCGTTCTTCTACCTGTTGCTGTTGTCGCTGTCCGAACACATCGGTTTTGCCCTGGCGTATCTGTTGTCAGCGAGTGGCTGTGTGGCGTTGATCGGTTTCTATGTCTGCCATGTGCTGCGCAGCGTGCGTCACGGCTTGAGCTTTTCGGCGGGGTTGGCGGCGTTGTACGGGCTGCTTTACGGCTTGTTGAGCGCCGAGGATTACGCGCTGTTGATGGGCTCGCTGCTGTTGTTCGGTCTGCTGGGTGTGTTCATGGTGCTGACCCGCAAGCTGGACTGGTATGGGATCGGGCAGAAAACCGCGAAGCCTTTGGCCTTTGATATAGGCGCCGTGGAATGA
- the creB gene encoding two-component system response regulator CreB: MPHILIVEDEAAIADTLIFALQGEGFTTTWLSLGAAALEHQRATPADLIILDIGLPDISGFETCKQLRRFSEVPVMFLSARDAEIDRVVGLEIGADDYVVKPFSPREVAARVRAILKRMAPRSVTEVASALFRIDGERVQISYRNQPLSLTRHEFRLLQCLLEQPERVFSREQLLDALGVAADAGYERSIDSHIKSVRAKLRLVKADAEPIQTHRGLGYSYSPGHS; encoded by the coding sequence ATGCCTCATATCCTGATTGTCGAAGACGAAGCGGCGATTGCCGACACCCTGATTTTCGCCTTGCAGGGCGAGGGCTTCACCACCACCTGGTTGAGCCTTGGCGCGGCGGCGCTCGAACATCAGCGCGCGACGCCCGCCGACCTGATCATTCTCGACATCGGCCTGCCGGATATCAGCGGCTTTGAGACCTGCAAGCAGTTGCGGCGTTTCAGCGAAGTACCGGTGATGTTCCTCAGCGCCCGTGACGCCGAGATCGACCGCGTGGTGGGGCTGGAAATCGGCGCCGACGACTACGTGGTCAAGCCGTTCAGCCCCCGGGAAGTGGCGGCGCGGGTCCGGGCGATTCTCAAGCGCATGGCGCCACGATCGGTGACGGAGGTGGCATCGGCGCTGTTTCGCATCGACGGCGAACGGGTGCAGATCAGCTATCGCAACCAGCCCCTGAGCCTGACCCGGCATGAGTTTCGATTGCTGCAATGCCTGCTGGAACAACCGGAGCGAGTCTTCAGCCGCGAGCAATTGCTCGATGCGCTGGGGGTGGCCGCCGATGCCGGTTACGAGCGCAGCATCGACAGCCACATCAAGAGCGTGCGCGCCAAACTGCGGCTGGTGAAGGCCGACGCCGAGCCGATCCAGACTCATCGCGGCCTCGGCTATAGCTACAGCCCGGGGCACAGCTGA